The uncultured Bacteroides sp. genome has a segment encoding these proteins:
- a CDS encoding cation:proton antiporter: protein MSHLPNLIADLALILISAGVITLIFKKLKQPLVLGYIVAGFLTGPHTFLTPTIVDTANIQTWADIGVIFLLFALGLEFSFKKILKVGGTAVIAACTIMFCMIMLGIVVGIGFGWHRMDCIFLGGMIAMSSTTIIYKAFDDLGLRKKKFAGVVLGILILEDILAIVLMVVLSTMSVSNNFQGTDLIESIGKLVFFLVIWFVVGIFLIPGFLKKTRSLMSDETLLIVALGMCFGMVVLASQVGFSPAFGAFIMGSILAETIEAEHIEHLVKPVKDLFGAIFFVSVGMMVDPAMIVEYALPIAVISLVVIIGQSVFGTFGVLLSGQPLKTAMQCGFSLTQIGEFAFIIASLGVSLKVTSHFLYPIVVAVSVITTFLTPYMIRLAEPASNKAEHALPRSWKRFLDRYSSGSQTVNYESNWKKLILAMARNIVIYSIISIATIALSFRFVIPLFESQLPRFWSSLVGSVFTIICISPFLRAIVVKKNHSEEFTTLWDDSRVNRGPLVSTIILRVVIAVIFVAFVIAHFFKSSVGIVVGVAVILVFVMVYSRVLKKHSILIERKFLQNLRLRDMHAEYMGNKKPDYAGSLLSRDLHLTDFEIPCDSVWAGKTLSELNLGKKYGVHIVSILRGKMRINIPGASVRLFPLDKIQTIGTDEQLNVFSEQMMQTESSCENVDIESSLMTLKQFMIDSRSGFLGKSIRESGIRDNYKCLIVGMERNGNSLRTPDVNVPFQEGDVVWVVGEKEDVYQLVSQKN from the coding sequence ATGTCACACTTACCCAATCTTATAGCAGATTTAGCATTAATTCTTATATCAGCGGGGGTTATTACGTTGATATTTAAAAAGCTGAAGCAACCTTTAGTTCTGGGATATATCGTTGCAGGATTCTTAACCGGCCCGCATACATTTCTCACTCCTACTATCGTTGACACAGCTAATATACAAACCTGGGCTGATATAGGTGTAATATTCCTTCTTTTTGCTCTTGGGCTGGAATTTAGTTTCAAGAAAATACTGAAAGTGGGGGGCACGGCAGTTATTGCAGCCTGTACCATTATGTTCTGTATGATTATGCTGGGAATAGTTGTCGGCATAGGTTTTGGATGGCACCGGATGGACTGTATCTTTTTGGGAGGAATGATTGCCATGTCTTCTACAACGATCATATATAAAGCCTTTGATGATCTTGGACTGAGGAAAAAGAAATTTGCCGGAGTGGTGCTTGGCATCCTTATTCTGGAAGATATTCTGGCCATTGTTCTTATGGTGGTTCTTTCCACTATGTCGGTAAGTAATAATTTTCAGGGAACTGATCTCATAGAAAGTATTGGTAAACTGGTTTTCTTCCTCGTTATTTGGTTTGTAGTCGGGATATTTCTTATTCCTGGTTTCCTGAAAAAAACGCGTAGCCTGATGAGTGACGAAACACTTCTGATAGTTGCTCTGGGAATGTGTTTCGGTATGGTGGTACTTGCCTCTCAGGTAGGATTCTCACCAGCCTTCGGAGCTTTCATCATGGGATCTATTTTAGCAGAAACCATTGAAGCTGAACATATAGAACATCTGGTAAAACCGGTAAAAGATCTGTTTGGAGCAATCTTCTTCGTCTCTGTTGGTATGATGGTAGATCCCGCAATGATTGTAGAATATGCCTTGCCCATAGCTGTAATCTCTTTAGTAGTTATTATTGGTCAGTCGGTCTTCGGAACCTTTGGAGTTTTACTTTCTGGTCAGCCGCTGAAGACTGCCATGCAGTGCGGTTTTAGTTTGACACAGATTGGTGAGTTTGCTTTTATCATTGCCTCTCTGGGTGTAAGTCTGAAAGTAACCAGTCACTTCCTTTATCCTATCGTTGTAGCTGTATCGGTAATAACTACATTCCTTACTCCATACATGATCCGTTTGGCCGAACCGGCTTCCAATAAAGCCGAGCATGCATTGCCCCGTTCATGGAAACGCTTCCTTGACCGTTATTCATCTGGTTCGCAAACAGTGAACTATGAAAGTAACTGGAAAAAGCTGATTCTGGCTATGGCACGTAATATTGTGATATATTCAATTATTTCCATTGCAACAATTGCGTTATCTTTCCGGTTTGTAATTCCTTTGTTTGAAAGTCAGCTGCCACGCTTCTGGAGCTCCCTGGTCGGTTCAGTCTTTACCATTATCTGTATCTCTCCATTCCTGCGGGCTATTGTGGTAAAGAAAAACCATTCGGAAGAGTTTACAACACTGTGGGATGACAGTAGGGTGAATCGTGGCCCGCTGGTTTCCACAATAATTCTGCGTGTGGTAATAGCTGTTATCTTTGTTGCATTTGTTATAGCTCATTTCTTTAAATCTTCTGTTGGTATTGTTGTGGGAGTGGCTGTAATTCTGGTGTTTGTGATGGTATATTCCAGAGTATTAAAAAAACATTCCATCCTCATTGAACGTAAGTTTCTCCAGAATCTTCGGTTACGTGATATGCATGCGGAATATATGGGTAATAAAAAACCTGATTATGCTGGTAGTTTGCTCTCGCGTGATTTACATCTCACCGATTTTGAAATTCCTTGCGATTCGGTTTGGGCGGGCAAAACTCTTTCAGAACTAAATCTGGGAAAGAAATATGGTGTGCATATCGTTTCCATTCTTCGCGGAAAGATGCGGATTAATATTCCGGGGGCTTCTGTCAGACTCTTTCCTCTTGACAAGATACAGACAATAGGTACCGACGAACAGCTGAATGTGTTCAGTGAACAAATGATGCAAACAGAATCTTCCTGTGAAAATGTGGACATTGAAAGTAGTTTGATGACACTGAAACAGTTTATGATTGATTCCCGTTCCGGCTTTTTAGGAAAATCTATTCGTGAATCGGGCATAAGGGATAACTATAAGTGCTTGATTGTGGGAATGGAACGCAATGGAAACTCTCTGAGAACCCCCGATGTAAATGTTCCTTTTCAGGAGGGTGATGTGGTATGGGTTGTTGGCGAAAAAGAGGATGTTTACCAATTAGTAAGTCAAAAGAACTAA
- a CDS encoding HIT family protein yields the protein MSDPKDCLYCQNNQTLHDLMIEIAQLSVSRVFLFKEQTYRGRCLVAYKDHVNDLFELSDEDRNAFMADVAKVTRAMDKAFHPAKINYGAYSDKLSHLHFHLAPKYVDGPDFGGTFTMNPGKVYLSDAEYQELIDAVKANL from the coding sequence ATGAGTGATCCAAAAGACTGTCTGTATTGTCAAAACAATCAGACTTTACACGATTTAATGATTGAAATTGCACAGTTAAGCGTATCAAGAGTATTTCTTTTTAAAGAACAAACATATCGTGGCCGTTGCCTGGTAGCATACAAAGATCATGTAAACGATCTTTTTGAATTGAGTGACGAAGATCGTAATGCTTTTATGGCAGACGTAGCTAAAGTTACACGTGCAATGGATAAAGCTTTCCACCCTGCAAAGATTAACTATGGCGCTTACTCTGATAAGTTGTCTCACTTACACTTTCACTTAGCTCCAAAATATGTGGATGGTCCTGATTTTGGCGGAACATTTACTATGAACCCTGGTAAAGTATATTTGAGCGATGCAGAATATCAGGAACTGATTGATGCTGTAAAAGCTAATCTGTAA
- a CDS encoding endonuclease VIII codes for MIEIPEAVVLSHQLNESIKGKVITDVVTGYSPHKFTFFYGDPQNYASLLIGEKVNDSYPRGGMVEISAGKARIVFGDGANLCYFSPGSTLPDKHQLLIGFDDNSFLAVTVQMYAGLWAFPENTLENPYYLVAGEKPFVLSDMFSKDYFLNLISEESLKNKSAKALLATEQRIPGLGNGTLQDILFNAGIHPKKKTQDLSEQQKEQLFFSIKSTISEMCELGGRDTEKNLFGAFGKYKTKLSKNTSGKPCDKCGSIVVKENYLGGSIYYCKECQPL; via the coding sequence ATGATTGAAATACCTGAAGCCGTTGTGTTGTCTCATCAGTTGAATGAATCCATTAAAGGGAAAGTAATCACTGATGTTGTTACCGGATATTCTCCTCATAAGTTTACTTTCTTCTATGGTGACCCTCAGAACTACGCGTCATTATTAATAGGAGAAAAGGTGAATGATTCTTATCCCAGAGGAGGTATGGTTGAAATCAGTGCCGGAAAAGCCCGTATTGTTTTTGGTGATGGCGCTAATCTCTGTTATTTTTCTCCGGGAAGTACATTGCCGGATAAACATCAGCTTCTTATCGGCTTTGATGATAACTCTTTTCTTGCTGTGACGGTGCAAATGTATGCTGGTTTATGGGCCTTTCCCGAAAACACTTTAGAAAATCCTTATTATCTGGTGGCCGGAGAGAAACCTTTTGTGTTGTCGGATATGTTTAGCAAGGATTATTTTCTGAATCTTATTTCTGAGGAGAGCCTTAAGAATAAGTCAGCTAAAGCTCTGTTGGCTACGGAGCAACGTATTCCTGGACTTGGGAATGGTACATTGCAGGATATTCTTTTTAATGCCGGAATACATCCAAAGAAAAAAACTCAGGATCTGAGTGAACAACAGAAAGAACAATTGTTTTTCTCCATCAAGAGCACTATATCTGAAATGTGTGAATTGGGAGGACGTGATACAGAGAAGAATCTTTTTGGAGCCTTTGGGAAATATAAAACAAAGCTTTCCAAAAATACTTCAGGAAAGCCTTGTGATAAATGCGGTAGTATAGTTGTGAAAGAAAACTATTTAGGCGGAAGCATTTACTATTGTAAAGAATGCCAGCCCTTATAG
- a CDS encoding RNA-binding S4 domain-containing protein, with protein MAEARIDKWMWATRIFKTRTIAAEACKKGRVTINGSFVKAARSIKVGDVIQVKKPPITYSFKVLQTIEKRVGAKLVPEYMQNVTTPDQYELLEMSKISGFVDRARGTGRPTKKDRREIEDFNDPEFIDDFDFEFDFNSED; from the coding sequence ATGGCTGAAGCGAGAATTGACAAATGGATGTGGGCTACGCGTATATTCAAAACACGTACTATTGCTGCCGAAGCATGTAAAAAGGGTCGCGTTACTATTAACGGTTCATTTGTAAAAGCAGCGCGCAGCATTAAAGTGGGTGATGTTATTCAGGTAAAGAAACCACCTATTACTTACTCTTTTAAAGTTCTGCAAACAATAGAGAAGCGGGTTGGCGCAAAACTCGTTCCTGAATACATGCAGAATGTTACAACTCCCGACCAATACGAATTGCTTGAAATGAGTAAAATCAGTGGCTTTGTAGACAGAGCACGTGGCACCGGCCGACCAACTAAAAAAGATCGCCGGGAAATAGAAGATTTCAATGATCCAGAGTTTATAGATGATTTTGATTTCGAATTCGATTTTAATTCAGAAGACTAA
- the pth gene encoding aminoacyl-tRNA hydrolase, which yields MKYLIVGLGNIGEEYRDTRHNIGFNVLDALAKASNIVFTDGRYGATTTLSIKGRTLILLKPSTFMNLSGNAVRYYMQKEKIALENVLIVVDDLALPFGTLRLKSKGSDAGHNGLKHIAATLGTENYARLRFGIGNDFPRGGQIDFVLGNFTEEDMKTMDERLETAGEIVKSFCLAGISLTMNQFNKK from the coding sequence ATGAAATACTTGATTGTAGGATTGGGTAATATCGGTGAAGAATACCGGGATACTCGTCACAACATAGGATTTAATGTATTGGACGCCCTAGCTAAGGCGTCCAATATTGTTTTTACCGATGGACGTTACGGTGCTACAACTACACTATCGATAAAAGGTCGTACGCTAATTTTGCTCAAGCCATCAACTTTCATGAACCTGAGCGGTAATGCTGTGCGATATTACATGCAAAAAGAGAAAATTGCTCTGGAAAACGTACTCATTGTGGTCGATGACCTTGCATTACCTTTTGGAACCCTTCGGTTAAAAAGCAAGGGTAGCGATGCCGGACATAACGGATTAAAACACATTGCCGCTACACTTGGTACAGAGAACTATGCACGTTTGCGCTTTGGCATTGGAAATGATTTTCCACGTGGCGGACAAATTGACTTTGTACTTGGAAACTTTACTGAAGAGGACATGAAAACAATGGATGAACGGCTGGAAACTGCAGGTGAAATAGTGAAGAGTTTTTGCCTGGCAGGAATATCTCTCACTATGAATCAGTTTAATAAAAAGTAA
- a CDS encoding 50S ribosomal protein L25/general stress protein Ctc has translation MKSIEIKGTLRSEFGKKGSRAIRKTDSVPCVLYGQGESVHFTVTNDSLRNLVYSPDIYLVNLDIEGKAVKAILKDIQFHPVKDNILHVDFYQIDEAKPIAMEVPVALEGLAEGVKAGGKLTLQLRKIKVKALFNAIPEKLVVNVSNLGLGKTIQVGELSFEGLELLTAKEAVVCAVKLTRVARGLAAAAK, from the coding sequence ATGAAATCAATTGAAATCAAAGGAACTTTGAGAAGCGAGTTCGGAAAGAAAGGCTCTCGTGCAATTCGTAAAACTGACAGTGTTCCATGCGTTCTTTACGGACAAGGCGAAAGCGTTCACTTTACAGTTACAAATGACTCTCTTCGTAACTTGGTATATTCACCAGATATTTATCTAGTAAACCTTGATATTGAAGGAAAAGCAGTTAAGGCTATCTTGAAAGACATTCAATTTCACCCAGTAAAAGATAATATTCTTCACGTTGACTTTTACCAGATTGACGAAGCAAAACCTATCGCTATGGAAGTTCCTGTAGCTCTTGAAGGTTTGGCTGAAGGTGTTAAAGCCGGTGGTAAATTGACTCTTCAATTACGTAAAATTAAAGTTAAAGCATTATTCAACGCTATTCCTGAGAAATTAGTTGTTAACGTTTCTAACTTAGGATTAGGTAAAACAATTCAGGTTGGAGAACTTTCGTTCGAAGGTCTTGAATTATTAACGGCTAAGGAAGCTGTGGTTTGTGCTGTTAAATTGACTCGTGTAGCAAGAGGTCTTGCTGCTGCTGCAAAATAA
- a CDS encoding DUF3276 family protein: MEEIKKKSGVEMNEKEIVFSKSIKAGKRIYYLDVKKNRKDEMFIAITESKKVISGEGDDSQVSFEKHKIFLYKEDFEKFMSGLTQAISFINGEQGPEESKEEFNKSEEIIRTDEIIPQEIKIDIDFE, from the coding sequence ATGGAAGAAATCAAAAAGAAGAGTGGAGTGGAAATGAACGAGAAAGAAATCGTTTTCTCTAAATCTATCAAAGCAGGCAAACGTATTTACTATTTGGATGTAAAGAAGAACCGCAAAGACGAAATGTTCATTGCTATTACAGAAAGTAAAAAGGTTATTTCAGGTGAAGGGGACGATTCTCAGGTTTCTTTTGAAAAACATAAAATTTTTCTTTATAAAGAAGATTTTGAGAAGTTTATGTCAGGATTAACACAGGCCATTTCTTTTATTAACGGAGAACAAGGTCCTGAAGAGTCTAAAGAAGAGTTTAATAAAAGTGAAGAAATCATCAGAACTGATGAAATAATTCCTCAAGAAATTAAAATCGACATTGATTTTGAGTAA
- the nusB gene encoding transcription antitermination factor NusB: MINRVLIRLKIVQIVYAYYQNGNKNLDTAEKELFFSLSKAYDLYNYLLLLMIELTNFAQKRIDAAKNKLVPSEEELAPCMKFVENRFIAQLEVNKQLSEFVSNQKKTWNNDPEFIKELFEKICSSDVYKEYMESSESSYAEDRELWRKIYKNFIMNNESLDQVLEDQSLYWNDDKEIVDTFVIKTIKKFDEKQGANQKLLPEFKDEEDQEFARRLFRRSILNEDYYRHLISENTRNWDLDRVAFMDVIVMQIALAEILSFPNIPVSVSLNEYVEIAKLYSTAKSGSFINGTLDGIVNQLKKDGKLTKN; encoded by the coding sequence ATGATTAACAGAGTTCTTATTCGTCTTAAGATTGTACAAATAGTGTACGCTTACTATCAAAATGGTAACAAAAACTTAGACACAGCTGAGAAGGAGCTATTCTTCAGTCTCTCAAAAGCTTATGATCTCTACAACTACTTATTGTTGTTGATGATAGAATTGACGAATTTTGCCCAGAAACGCATTGATGCGGCAAAAAATAAATTAGTCCCTTCTGAAGAGGAATTGGCACCATGTATGAAATTTGTAGAAAACAGGTTTATAGCGCAGTTGGAAGTCAATAAACAGCTTTCTGAATTTGTTTCCAACCAAAAGAAAACATGGAATAATGATCCTGAATTCATAAAAGAATTGTTTGAGAAGATCTGTAGCTCTGATGTATATAAGGAATATATGGAATCGTCAGAGTCTTCTTATGCAGAAGATCGTGAATTGTGGAGGAAGATTTATAAGAATTTCATTATGAACAATGAATCTTTAGATCAGGTATTGGAAGATCAGAGCTTATATTGGAATGATGATAAAGAAATCGTTGATACCTTTGTTATTAAGACAATAAAGAAGTTTGATGAGAAACAAGGCGCTAATCAGAAATTGTTGCCTGAGTTTAAAGATGAAGAAGATCAGGAATTTGCTCGTAGATTATTCCGCCGTTCTATTCTGAATGAAGACTATTATCGTCATTTAATTAGTGAGAATACCAGAAACTGGGATTTAGACCGCGTAGCTTTCATGGATGTAATTGTTATGCAGATTGCTTTGGCCGAAATACTTAGTTTCCCCAATATTCCTGTTAGCGTATCTTTAAATGAATACGTGGAAATTGCAAAACTGTACAGCACTGCGAAAAGTGGCAGTTTTATTAATGGAACATTGGACGGAATAGTTAATCAATTAAAAAAAGATGGTAAGTTAACAAAAAACTAA
- the yajC gene encoding preprotein translocase subunit YajC, whose amino-acid sequence MNLSVLLQAPSAGVGSGFLSGGGGTILMMVAMFAIIYFFMIRPQNKKQKEIQNFRKGLEVGQKVITAGGIHGKIKEVKDDAIILEIADNVRIKIDKNSIFAAASDATTQANTK is encoded by the coding sequence ATGAATCTATCTGTATTATTACAAGCACCTTCAGCAGGTGTTGGAAGTGGTTTCTTGAGTGGCGGTGGTGGAACCATTCTTATGATGGTAGCTATGTTTGCTATAATCTATTTCTTTATGATCCGTCCACAAAATAAGAAACAAAAAGAGATCCAGAATTTCCGTAAAGGATTAGAAGTAGGCCAAAAAGTAATTACTGCTGGTGGAATACATGGAAAAATCAAAGAAGTAAAAGATGATGCCATTATTCTTGAAATAGCAGATAACGTTCGTATCAAAATTGATAAGAATTCTATTTTTGCGGCTGCATCTGATGCAACAACTCAAGCAAACACAAAATAA
- a CDS encoding YbbR-like domain-containing protein, with translation MFSDRNIKFIYLKIYRKIRNFLLSENSRKILIFLFFFLVSSGFWLLQTLKNDFEVELVVPIKLRNVPNDVILTAEPVSELHIVVKDKGTALLNYFLGQSFYPISLNFTDYRNRGNHVVIQSAELESRVQAQLSASTKLISIKPNIEYIYSEGSSKMVPIKFRGRINTGNQYYPTDTVFAPDSVRVYAPGSLLDSIKFAYTQTTLLDGVTDTVHRSIRLMAIKGAKFVPNLVNLTLPVDVLTEKTIEVPLRGVNFPPNKSLRTFPSKVKVSFQVGLSHFKSIRPDAFVFDISYEDLMKNGSEKYKLKLKSTPAGVNYVRIVPDQVDFLIESIPAYGY, from the coding sequence ATGTTCAGTGACAGGAACATAAAGTTTATTTATTTAAAGATTTATAGAAAGATCAGAAACTTTCTGCTTAGTGAAAACAGCAGAAAGATTTTGATCTTTTTGTTCTTTTTTCTAGTTTCCTCAGGATTCTGGTTGTTGCAGACTTTAAAAAACGACTTTGAAGTAGAGCTTGTTGTTCCTATTAAACTACGGAATGTTCCCAACGATGTAATACTTACAGCTGAACCGGTTTCTGAATTACATATAGTTGTAAAAGATAAGGGGACTGCGTTACTTAATTATTTCCTCGGACAAAGTTTCTATCCAATCAGTTTGAACTTTACTGACTACCGGAACCGTGGGAATCACGTTGTTATTCAGTCCGCAGAATTGGAAAGCAGAGTGCAGGCCCAGCTTAGTGCTTCTACTAAACTTATTAGCATTAAGCCCAATATTGAATATATTTATTCTGAGGGATCCTCGAAGATGGTTCCTATAAAGTTTAGGGGCAGAATCAATACGGGCAATCAATATTATCCTACGGACACTGTTTTTGCTCCAGATTCGGTTCGTGTATATGCTCCCGGTTCATTACTCGATTCCATAAAGTTTGCTTATACACAGACCACATTATTGGATGGAGTAACAGATACGGTTCATCGTTCTATACGATTAATGGCTATAAAAGGTGCTAAGTTTGTTCCTAATTTGGTAAATCTAACTCTGCCGGTCGATGTTTTAACAGAAAAAACAATTGAAGTTCCTTTAAGAGGAGTCAATTTTCCTCCAAATAAATCATTGCGTACTTTTCCGTCAAAGGTAAAAGTCTCTTTTCAGGTTGGATTAAGTCATTTCAAATCCATTCGTCCTGATGCTTTTGTTTTTGATATCTCGTATGAAGATCTAATGAAAAATGGCTCAGAGAAATATAAATTAAAACTAAAATCAACTCCGGCAGGTGTAAACTATGTGCGCATTGTTCCCGATCAGGTCGATTTTTTAATTGAATCAATTCCTGCATATGGCTATTAA
- the coaE gene encoding dephospho-CoA kinase (Dephospho-CoA kinase (CoaE) performs the final step in coenzyme A biosynthesis.) has product MAIKIGLTGGIGSGKSVVSHLLETMGIPVYIADDEAKRITSNNNEIRQQLVSLLGEEVFINGNLNKPLLAAYLFSDPEHTKIINGIIHPKVKEDFIDWTLKNNHYPVIAIESAILIEAGFANEVDIIAMVYAPLKLRLERLAQRDSSSKEQILKRIQSQMADEEKKSMAHFVIVNDEEMPIIPQIIELMKFTAL; this is encoded by the coding sequence ATGGCTATTAAAATAGGTTTGACGGGTGGCATTGGCAGTGGTAAGTCGGTTGTTTCCCATTTATTGGAAACAATGGGTATCCCCGTCTATATAGCTGATGATGAAGCAAAGCGGATTACTTCAAATAATAACGAAATCAGACAGCAACTGGTCTCTTTACTTGGAGAAGAAGTTTTCATTAATGGAAACTTAAATAAGCCATTGCTTGCTGCTTATCTTTTTTCTGATCCAGAACATACGAAGATTATCAATGGAATTATTCATCCAAAGGTGAAAGAGGATTTTATTGATTGGACCTTAAAGAACAATCATTATCCTGTCATTGCAATTGAGTCGGCAATATTAATTGAGGCCGGTTTTGCAAATGAGGTTGATATAATAGCAATGGTTTATGCTCCACTAAAGCTGCGTCTTGAACGTTTGGCTCAGCGGGATTCTTCTTCAAAAGAACAAATATTAAAACGCATTCAAAGTCAGATGGCTGATGAAGAAAAGAAGTCAATGGCCCATTTTGTTATTGTTAATGATGAAGAGATGCCTATTATTCCTCAGATAATAGAGTTAATGAAATTTACAGCATTATAA
- a CDS encoding DUF5606 domain-containing protein, producing MLKTILSISGKPGLYKLISQGKNMLIVESISEDKKRFPAYGNEKVISLADIAMYTNDEEVPLRDVLASVLKKEDGKIASIDAKKSTADQLRTYFAEILPDFDRDRVYVTDIKKLVNWYNILVTNGITDFTAEEVAEPEAE from the coding sequence ATGTTGAAGACTATTTTGTCTATCTCGGGTAAGCCGGGCTTGTATAAGTTAATTTCTCAGGGAAAAAATATGTTGATCGTTGAATCTATTTCAGAAGATAAAAAACGTTTCCCTGCTTATGGCAATGAAAAAGTGATTTCTTTAGCTGATATAGCAATGTATACAAATGATGAAGAAGTGCCTTTGAGGGATGTTCTTGCTTCTGTATTAAAGAAAGAAGATGGTAAAATAGCATCTATTGATGCTAAAAAGTCTACTGCTGATCAGTTGCGTACTTATTTTGCAGAAATCCTTCCGGATTTTGATCGTGACAGAGTTTATGTTACCGATATCAAGAAATTAGTTAATTGGTACAACATTTTGGTTACTAATGGTATTACTGATTTTACTGCTGAAGAGGTAGCTGAACCAGAAGCAGAATAA